The following is a genomic window from Burkholderia cepacia ATCC 25416.
AGGTTCGGCGGCACGTCGTCGGCATCGGGGCCGGCTGCCGCATCGAAATCGCCGGGGCCGATCACGACGAACTGCACCGCGTTGCCGCACCGTCGATGGACGCCGCGCGCGATGCGCACGAGCCGGTCGACGCCCTTCTGGTGCTCGAGGCGGCCGACGAAACCGACCACCACTGCATCGCTCGGCAGGCCGAGCGCGCGCCTCGCGTCGTCGCGCGGCATCAGCCGCGGCGGCGTCACGCCGTTGACGATCGTGTCGATGCGGTGGTCCGGAATACCGAGCGTGTCGTGCAGATGCGCCGCCTCGTCGCGCGAGACCGCGACGATCCGGCTCGAGCGCAGGCAGCCGAGCACGCGCTCGATCGTGCCGTAGAAGCGGCGGCGCCAGCCGCGCAGCGACGGGTTCAGCGTATACACCGCGTGCGGCGTATACACCTGCCGCCAGGGGCCGATGCACAGGCGCGCGATCGCGCCGGCCTTCGAACTGTGGCTGTGCACGATGTCGGGGCCGATGCGCAGCAGATGCCGGTAGAGTCGGGCGACGGCGATCGCGTCGCGCCAGCCGACCGCGCGCCGCATCGGCACCGCGTGAACGGATCGGCAATGTGCGAGTACGCTCGCGTCGAGAATCGATGCGTCGAAACGCGGGCCTTGCGGAATGATCAGATGCAGTTCGATGCCGTCGTGCGCGCTCAGGCCGCGGATCAGGTCGGCGAGATGAACGGCGACGCCGCCGCCCGCTGCTTCGACGACCAGCGCGATGCGAAGGCGCGGATGCGGGCCGTGGGCCGTGCGCGCGGCGGGGCCGGGCGGCATGGTGAGGGCGGGCTCTCGGGATGCGTCCGTGGCGGGGCGCGCGTTGCGCCCGAGATCGATCGTGTCGCTCATCGCGAGCCTCCTTGGCGAAGCCGTGCCGCCAGCGCGCGCAGTGCGCGGCGTGCCGGCGATGAATGGGTGTCGCGACGCGGCGCGTCGCCGTATCGCGTATAGCGGTAGGCGCCGTAGCGGCCGCCGTAACGGCCTGCGCGCGGGATAACGCCGTTGAGCAGCACGCCGGCTGTTGCGATGCCGTTGTGCGCGAGCTGTCGCGCGGCTTCGCCCAGTTCGGCGAGACGCGTTGCGCCGGCGCGGGCGACCAGCAGCACGGCGCCGGCATGCCGGCCGAGCACGACTGCATCCGCGACCGCGAGAATCGGTGCGGAATCGATGACCACCGCGTCGTAGCGCGCCGACCAATCGCCGAGCAGCGCGGCGATCCGCTCGTCGGCGAGCAACGCATCGGGGTTCGGCTGCAATGCGCCGGTCGCGACGAAATCGAGGTTCGGCACCACGTTCGCGTGAATCGCGTCGTGCGGCGCGAGGTCGCCCGACACGATCTCGGCGAAGCCGCGCTCGCGCGCGACGCCGAAATAGTCGTGCAGATACCCCTTGCGCAGATCGCCGTCGACGAGCAGTACGCGTGCCCCGTTCGCGGCGAGCAGGGCCGCGAAATTCGCGGACACGAACGACTTGCCCGCGCCCGGTGCCGGGCCGCTCAGCAGCAGCACGTTGTTGCGTGCGCCCTGCATCGCGTAGCGCAGCGCGGTGCGCAGGCTGCGCAGGCTTTCGATCGCCGCGTCGTGCGGATCGCGCACGCTCAGCAGATGCGGGCCCGGCGCGTGGGCGGCCATCCGGCGTGCGACATGCCGCTGCTCCGTCGAATCGGGAATCGTCGCGTAGACGTTGATGCCGAGGTGGCGCTCGATTTCATCGGCGCTGTCGACGCCGCCGAACAGGAAATCGCGCGCGAATGCGAGCCCGACGCCCAGCACGAGACCGAACAGCGCGGCCGCGCCGATCACGATGGTCCGCTTCGGGCGGACGGGCTCGTCGGGCACGGTCGGCGCGTCGACGAGCCGCACGCTGCCGGTCCGGCCCGCTTTCACCAGTTCGAGCTGCTGAGCGTTGCCGAGCAGCGCGGTATACAGATCCGTGTCGACCTTGACGTCGAGCATCAGTCGCAACGCGTTCTGCTGGAGATCGGGCAGGCGCTTCA
Proteins encoded in this region:
- a CDS encoding glycosyltransferase family 4 protein, translated to MSDTIDLGRNARPATDASREPALTMPPGPAARTAHGPHPRLRIALVVEAAGGGVAVHLADLIRGLSAHDGIELHLIIPQGPRFDASILDASVLAHCRSVHAVPMRRAVGWRDAIAVARLYRHLLRIGPDIVHSHSSKAGAIARLCIGPWRQVYTPHAVYTLNPSLRGWRRRFYGTIERVLGCLRSSRIVAVSRDEAAHLHDTLGIPDHRIDTIVNGVTPPRLMPRDDARRALGLPSDAVVVGFVGRLEHQKGVDRLVRIARGVHRRCGNAVQFVVIGPGDFDAAAGPDADDVPPNLRVVGAVEGANRYFSAFDLFALPSRYEGFPYVCLEALAARVPTVASNVAGAAELIRSHDIGLVVPNDDDTTDFMHAVVTLADDTALRRGMRANCAHALEHYSAAAMVQRTLALYRNVAHQEPK
- a CDS encoding polysaccharide biosynthesis tyrosine autokinase, which codes for MMPTSPPPRMPEHADEITLAGVIDTFVSHRWLIACVTAACVGAGTLYAFLTHPQYQADILLQIEDSGDASAAKSLLGDVSSLFDVKSTAAAEAQILASRLVVTRAVDDLRSYIDVRPKRFPVVGDFISRFNPDVARPGVLGIGGYAWGNEHADLPRFDVPKPLEGDRFELTVLDGGRYRLSGPGLSAPVVGQHGRTETFRTANGPLVVELARVDAQPGTRFTVVRQSRAETIDTLRRTLDVQEKVKQSGVIVATLRGPDPQRVQATLQAIASHYVRQHIERRSADAAQSLAFLNTQPPILKKQLQQAEQRYTDMRNAHGAVDLTEEAKLVLQQTADAKTRLLELQQKRDEMATRFAPGHPDMIAIDAQIGTLRRQQQDVEQHVKRLPDLQQNALRLMLDVKVDTDLYTALLGNAQQLELVKAGRTGSVRLVDAPTVPDEPVRPKRTIVIGAAALFGLVLGVGLAFARDFLFGGVDSADEIERHLGINVYATIPDSTEQRHVARRMAAHAPGPHLLSVRDPHDAAIESLRSLRTALRYAMQGARNNVLLLSGPAPGAGKSFVSANFAALLAANGARVLLVDGDLRKGYLHDYFGVARERGFAEIVSGDLAPHDAIHANVVPNLDFVATGALQPNPDALLADERIAALLGDWSARYDAVVIDSAPILAVADAVVLGRHAGAVLLVARAGATRLAELGEAARQLAHNGIATAGVLLNGVIPRAGRYGGRYGAYRYTRYGDAPRRDTHSSPARRALRALAARLRQGGSR